A segment of the uncultured Desulfobulbus sp. genome:
TCCACCCGGCCCCAGCCCTTGCCGTCCTGCCAGGCCTCGACCCAGGCATGGGCGTCGGAACGCTTGACGATGACGAAGTTGGTCAGGGCGATGATGGTGCCCCCGCGGTATCCGCTCACCAGGCGGGCCGGAATGCCGGCGGCCCGCAGCAGCATGGCGGTCGCCCCGGCGAGGTACTCCACCCCGCCCTGCTTCTCGTCGAAGAAATAGCGGTCGAACAGGTCGTCGCCGGGCTCGATCACGTGGTTGGGATCAAAGCGATACCGGCCACCGGCGAGGCTGGTATAGATCTGATGGATGATCTCCTCGGGTTGCTTGTGCTCCCCGGCCATCGTTCGCCCCAGGGCCTGCAGTCTGGGGTTGGTGCCCTCGGGCCAGGCCAGGGCCCGGGCGCGCTGTTCGGGGCTGAGCTTGTCGCCGGCCTGGTAGTCCAGGTAGGAGAGCATCTGCAGCTTGGGCTCGAAATCGTCGATGGTGCGGATGCTGAGCAGCTGCAGATCGCTTGAGATCATCGATTCCGGGGCCGGGGCCGCGGGCACGTCGAGCCCGTAGAGCCAGCGGCCGCCGTTGGGCATCACCCGGAGCGAATAGCGCACCGGCTCGTCTTTGGTGTGCAGGATGCGGTCGAGCTGGGCCTTGGAGCGGATCGCCCCCTTCAGCAATCGATTGCGGTCGTCCCATCCCTCTTCCAGTTTCCAGTTTTCGCCGTCGTAGTCCCAGAACACCGGTCCACGCCAGTAGAGGCGGCTCTTGAAGGGCACCGTCCCCTCGAACTCGGCCACCAGCACGTTGTCGTTTTCCTGCTGGGCCCGCTGGATGCCGCCCTGCTGCAGGGTGGTGGCCTTGCCGAAGTCACCGCCGGTGCGGTCCATCAGCGCCTTGATCGGCAACCCGAAGGCAATGCCGATATCCCACAGGGGCCCGGGAATGCGGGGAAAGGAGAGAAAGAGCAGCAGCATCAGCGGCAGCCCCAGAAGCACCAGCAGCCCGGCCCGCCTGAGCAGGAACACCGGTCCGGCCCCATCCAGGTGAATCGCGATCAGGCTCACCACCAGGGCGAGGATCACCACCAGCATGTGCACCAGGTTGAGCAGGCTCTCGAAGTAGAGCGCGCCCACCGCCGCCAGAATCACCGCCGCGAAGATCAAGAGCAGCATGTCCCGCCGGCTGCGCGCCTCGCTCCATTTGAGAAAGACCACGGTGATGAAGAAGCTCAGCACCGATTCGCCGGAGAACCAGGACTCGAAGCTCTGCCAGATACCGGCAATGGCCCCGGCCAGGAGCAGCAGATTCAGTCCGCGCCCGGACCAGCCCCTGCGCCATCTGCCGGCGTAGTGCATGGCACCGCCCACCAGGGCGATCGCCGCCACCCACCAGGGCAGACGGATGAAGCTGGGCAGGGCCGCGAGAACAAGGGTCACCAGGACCCAATTGGAGGATCGATTCATGCCGCCCTCTCCTTTTCGCTCTCATCCAGGCCATAGAGGGCCAGGGCCTTGAGGCAGGCACGCAGATGCTTCTCCTCGCAGGCAGGTTCAAGCCGGGTCCCGGGCAGCTCCAGGCCGTACTCCCGGCCCAGACGATGGGCATCCAGCACCCAGCGACAGAGCTGGGAGAGCCGGTCCTCGACCGCGGTCACGCGGAGGTCTTCCCAGCGCAGCCAGAGGGCGGACTGCCCTTGGGCGCCGTCGAATTCCTTGGTGTAGAGCTCGTCAAACCGCGCCAGGGCCTGCCAGGAGATGCGCGAAAGGGGATCTCCCGGGTTGTAGCGCCGCATGTCGGTGTAGGAGCCGGACTCCTTGAGCTGATGGGCGCTGCGGTTGGGGAGATGTTCGGGCAGGGCCTGGGCGCCGACCGGCTCTGGGTAGACCAGGCAGCGCGGCAGCTCGCCCGCACGCAACCGGGCCTCGAACAGCCCCAGGGGGAAGGCGCTGCGGATGGTGGCCGCGCTATGGGGCAGGGTCCCGCGCTTTTTGGCGCTGCGGCGAAGGACCATCTCCGCCCGCTCGCCCCTTGCCAGAAGATGCTCGCCTTCGCTGTCCGCCCCCTTGGCCGCCACGCGCAGGCCGTAGCGATCCTGTCGGCTGCGGTTTTCCGCCTGGAGGCGATAGACCGCGGTCTGGCCGGCGAACACCGGTTCGACCTGCCAGTCCGCGGGCACGACCCCGGCCAGGTTGACCCGGGTGAAGTACCAGCCCACCAGGGCGACGGCGACGAGCAGGAAGGTCATGGCGAAGATCAGGTTGTTGCTGAAATTGATCGAGAGAAGAAACCCGCAGCCGATGAGGCCGAAAAAGCCCCAGCCCGCCGGGGCCAGGCGGGTGCAGAGCCGCTTCTGCCGTGCTTTCAGCGGCCATTTCAGGGCAATGGGTGTTGAGAGTATCGAGGCCATGAAGCCGCTCCCAAACCTATTCCACCGGCACCTGGGCCAGGATCTCCTCGCCGATGCGGGAGCCGGACACCCTGCCGGTCAGGGGCACCAGACGGTGGCCGGCCAGGGCGGGAAGGACCCGCTGAATATCGCCGGGCAGGAGCCTGTCCTCGCCGTGCACAAAGGCCCAGGCCTGGGCCGCGCGCAGCAGGCCGAGTCCGGCCCGGGTGGAGAGCCCCGCCTGAAAGAGTCCGGAGTTGCGGGTGAATTCGAGGATGCGATGGAGATAGTCCAGCACCGGCTCCGAGGTCCGCACCTGTTCCACCTGATGCTGCATCTCCACCAGTTGCGCCGGGCTCACCATGGGGTCGAGGACCTCGAGCAGGCGGCGGCGGTCCTCGCCGCGCAGCAGGTCGAGCTCGGCCTCGCGGTTGGGATAGCCCATGGTGACGCGCAAGAGGAACCGGTCGAGCTGCGATTCGGGCAGGGGGAAGGTCCCCATCTGCTCGGTGGGATTCTGGGTGGCGATGACGAAAAACGGCTCCGGCAGGCTGCGGGGTTCGCCCTCGACGCTCACCTGCCGCTCCTCCATGGCCTCGAGCAGGGCGCTCTGACACTTGGGCGTGGCCCGGTTGATCTCGTCGGCCAGCAGCAGCTGGGTGAAGACCGGCCCCTGGGAAAAGAAGAATTCCCCCTTGTTGCGGTCATAGACCGAACAGCCGAGGATATCGCCGGGCAGCAGGTCGCTGGTGAACTGGACCCGCTGATAGCTCAGCCCCAGCACCTTGCCCAGGGCGTGGGCGAGCACGGTCTTGCCCAGGCCGGGCACGTCCTCGATCAGCAGGTGGCCCCGCGCCAGCAGACAGGTCAGGGCCATTTCGATCTGCTCGTCCTTGCCGAGAATGATACGTCCCAGCTGCGCCATCACCGGCCCGAGCAGACCGGAGGCGACGCCTTCCTCAATGTGTGTTGCCATGGTGTTCATGTTGATCCTTATATTGGTTGTATTTCTTGGGCATGGCCCACTCTTGCTAAAATTTGAATCCCAACCCGACCACCACCGCGCAGGACTCCCATTCCGCCTCGTTAAAGCGGGCATAACCAGGCGAATTATCGGCACTGTAATAGGTGTACCCGCCTGCATCGGCCTCGAACTTGCTGTATGTAAATCCAACGGTCCAGAACCACTTTGGATTGGGCGTGTACCGATAGGTAATCGAGGCGACCACCCCATCCCCTTCGGAATCATGTTCAAAGCTGATTGGATGGGCAAAATCACTGCGCAGGTTCCAGTCGGCATCGGCCTCGTAATCGATCCAATGGTATTCAAACGAGGCCAACAGGGCATGCTGCCGGTTGAGAGCCAGCTCCATGTCCAGCCCGATGAACGGGCCTGCCCAATGGGCGTCGTAATTGCTGTCCAGGCCGGTAAACGGGCCGAGCTCAACCCCGAATCCATAATCGGCGATGACCTGCACCCCGTTGGTCATTGCCACTTCCTGGGAGTGATAGGAGTACCCGAGAACCGGCATCAGCTGCAGGGTGCTTTCACGGCCGGACAGCGGCAGATCGAAGCGGTAGCCAAGGGCGATATCGGCATCGAGCACCGAGCCGCCGTCGCCGTCGGCATAGGAACGGGAAAATTCCAGGGTCCGGTTGTCGCCGTAATAGTCGGAGTCCTGCACCTCGCCGCTTATGGTCCGCCCTATATCCACACCGCCGCGGACATACACGTTGGAACTGTTGCTCCAGCGCATGCCGGCGGAAACGGTCATGGACTCCAGGTCGTCAAAGCTCAGCTCGGAAAGGATGTTGGGAGTCCCGCCCAGAGGCGCGATGTTGAACCGCAGGTTGTCCCAGCGGTATCCCGCACCCAGGGTGAAGGAGTTCTGATACGCCAGCGACAGGGGCCTGGCCTCCCCGGCAACCAGCTTCTGCCGCTGGCGGGCCGACTCGGCGGTGCTGGACGGCGGCAGGACCGTCATCGGGGTCGGCTGCACCGTTTTCTCCGCCCCATCCTGATTCTCCTCGGCGCTGAAGGTGATCACCCCGGAGTTGACCGAACCGGGGGCCAGGATCATCTTCAGCTCCGGCGGCGGCTGGTCGGCCAGGGCCAGGCCCGCCTCCAGGCCAAGGACGATGGCCAGGCCCGCCAGGGTTTTTCCTCCTCTTCGTTGCCGCGTTCTCCATACGGGTTGCATCATCTCCCCTCCAGTGCTGTCTGCTGGGCAAAGGGTTTGTCGGAAATCAGGTAGAGGTAGGTGAAATCCCCTTCCTTGCCTGCGGGCTGCAGCTGCTGCGACTCCAGGGTCGCGGCGAGCCATTTGCCGCGCATTCTGCCGACATCCAGGACCATCTCGATCCTGTTGGTGTTGACGATCCGCAGGGCGGTGATGTAGTGGAAGCCGTTATGCCAGGCCGCCACCGGCACCGCTCTGATCCCCCGATAGGGAAAGAGCGGCACCTCGCCCATGGCCGGCAGGTAGACCGGCTTGACAGCCCCCTCGGGCTTGCGCGAGAGCAGGGGCATGCGCACCTGCTTTGCCGCCACCCGGGTCAGCTCGATGAAGTTCTGCTCCATGCTGCTGATCTGGCTTTTGGCCGCCCCTTTGCCGCGGACGCTTGCGGTGCTCGCCCGATCCTTGTCGATCTCATCGAAATACTGATCCATCTCGTTGGGATGGCTGCTCAGGGCGCCCAGGCGACGCCGGGTCACCTCCTCGCCCTGGGAGGGGGCGCTGAGCACATGCGGGGTGATCAGCAGCACCAGCTCGGTCTTGACATCGCTCTTCACATCCTCGCGGAAGAAGAAACCCAACAGGGGGATATCGCCCAGGACCGGCACCTTGCTCTCGGTGGAGGATTTGGAGCGGCGCATCATCCCGCCCACGGCCACGGTCATCCCGTCCTGGGCCAGGACCGTGCCCTGGAGGGTGGAGGTGTTGACCGTGTCGATATTGACGTACTGAACCTCGCCCCCCACCAGGACCGGGATCTTGCCGCCGTTGTCCTCCAGGGATGAGTTCTCATGGACAATGCGCATCACCACCGAGCGATCGGCGTTGATCGAGGGGAGGATGCTCAAGCTGTTGCCCACACTGCGCACCTCGGTCTTGGGCACGGGCACGGTGTAGATATCGACATCGTCGGAGCTTGTCGAGTTGATCTCCACCTCCTCGGTGGTAAACCCGGTGGTCAACACCGACTCCTCGCCGATAAAGAGCTTGGCCGGATGGTTGTTGGCCGCCAGCAGCATGGGGGTGGCGATGGAGCTGATGTTGCCCTCCTCCTCCAGGAGCTGCAGGCGCATGCGCAGGTTGCCGCTCAAGACCTGAAAGACCATGGTCGAATTTTCCATCACCCCGTAGTTGCCCGAACCCAGCAGGGTGCTGCCGACGCTGGTCGCGCTGGCGTTGAGGGGGCTGATCGCCTGGCCGTCGTCCGGCCCGGTCTTCTGGTTGCCGCTGATGGAGCTGATATCGAAGGCGGACTGGAACTCGTCGGTGAGCTGCACCTCGAGCACCTTCATCTCCAAGAGCACCTCCGGCACCTGCAGATCCGATTCGGTGATGACCCGGGCAATCTCGCTCATGGCCTTGTCGTCGGAGGTACGGACAAAGAGGATATTGTGCATCCGGTTGACGGTGACGTAGATGGTCGGCTCCTGCTGCTGGGTCGACACCTTTCCCAGGGTCGACTCGGAGATCATCTGCGGCTGCTGCCTGTTCTGCAGCTGCTCGAGCAGGGCAAGGCGAGAAGCTGTCAGATCCTTGACTTCCTTGATCTTATCGGCATCCCTGTTTTTGTTTTTTGAATTATTGTCCGAGGAGGAGGAAGACGATGATGATGATGAGTCGTCGTCATCGTCATCTTCCATGACACCATCATCCATATCCTCGCTAAATCCTGACCAAGCAGCGCTGACCTTGAAATCGTCACCTAGAAATCGGTTCGATTTCCCCAACAGTTCGACTCGGTCGCCATAGAGATCGGCGATGGTGCGGGCAGCGGTGCCCACATTGAGATACTTGAGCCGGAAGGCGCGGATCGGCTCGTTGCGAAAGACCACGATATCGCGCTGGTACTCCTCGGTGGTCATGACGATGAAGGTATCGGTGTTGGTGTTGTGGCGGTACCAGAGTCCGGAAATACGGCAGAGGCTGTCGACAATATCCGCGACCGGCAGGTTGCGGATAAAGAAGGTCACCTGGCGCTCGCCGGCCTCGGAAGTGGCGACGATGTTGACCCCGGTCATCTCCGAGATCACCCGCACAGCGTCCTGGACCTTGGTCCGCTTGAACTCCAGCTCCCGAACCATCTTGGCATTGGTTCCGGTCCGCCCGCTCTTTGCCGCCCCCCAGAGGGTCGCGGGGGCGCCGATCTGCAGGCAGAGCACCGCCACCAGGACGCAGCGCCCCAGCCGCTGTACAAACCGCAGCCGATTTTGATCATCATCCTCTGCTGAAAAGGGGTTCAACATAACGCGCTCACTTTTCATCGAACGATGATCATCTGGTTGAGGGAACCGGCCTCGACCACAACGTGGAGCCGGCTGATCTTGCGTATCCGCAGCACCGAATCGATGCCTAAGTCGTGCAGGCCCACGGTGTCGCCTTCGCGGACGATATAGGTATCGCCGCCGGTGACCTCCAACAGGGCCAGCACCTCGCCGTTTCCTCCCTGCAGATGCCCGCGCAACCGCATCTTGGGGATTTTAAGTTCCTGCTTGCTGGGAACAAAGGCCAGCCCCTCGTTGGAGGGGACCACCTTGGGTTCGGCGGGGGGGTTTGCTCTCAACTCCCGCAATTTTTCCGTGGCGGCAAAGGGGTTGCGCTGCACCGCCTCGGATTGAATGGTCTCCCTGGGGGCGTTGAACTGGGCAAAGGGGTCCCCCACCCGGTCCAGGTCGATCAGGGGCTGCGGCTGCGCCGTCCCCTTTTCCGCTTCCACCAGCGCCTGCGCCCGGTCCATCGGGGCCCCAAGCCCCCAGCCGACCAGAGCGATGAAGATCCATATGCTCAGTTGCAACTTGTTGACATTCGCCATCTCACATTCCGCCCTTGGAAACTGCCATAACGGCTTGAAAAAACGCAAAATACACAAACCCGACCATGCCCCCGATGCCGACGATCAGCATCGGCTCGATCATGATCGAGATCACCTTGACCTTGGCGGCCAACTCCTTGCGATAGTACTCGCCCACGCCCTGCATGACCCCGTCCAGCTGGCCCGAACTCTCGCCCACCGCCGCCATGTGCCGCATCATCTGCGGTATATGGGGCTGCTCAAAGGCCTTGGACAGCGAGCGCCCGGCCAGCAGTCCTTCGGCGGCCCGCTTGAAACAGTCGCTCACCGCCAGGTTGTTGATCACCCCGGTGGTGATGCGCAGGGCCTCCAGGGCGGTGACGCCGCTGGACAGCAGAATCGCCAGGCTCCACCCCGCCTGGGCCATGGCCGAACAGCGGATAGCCCCGCCGATGACCGGGATGGCCAGGATCGCCCGGTCGAGCACCTTCTTGCTCTTGGGCTGGGTGGTGGCGGCGAGCAGCGAGAAGATCGCCGTCCCGGCGGCGATGAGGATCACCTTGCCGTTGTCGTGCATCCAGCCGGCCACGTCGAGCAGCATCTGGGTCGAGGCCGGCAGCTCGGCGTTGCGCGCGGTGAGGAAGGTGGCAAACCGGGGAATGACCCCGGCCACGAGAAAGATCACCACCCCCACGGCGGCGACGAGCACGAACGAGGGATAGGTCATGGCCGCCACCAGCTGCTGCTTGAGCTCCCGCTTCTTTTCCATGTCGTCGGCCAGCCGGTCGAGGATCGAGTCGAGGTTGCCGCTCTGCTCGCCGCTGGCCACCAGGTTGGCGACCATCGGCGCGAACACCTTCTTCTCCCGGGCCATGGCCGTGGAAAAGCTGGCACCCCGCCGGATCTCGTCGCCCATGCGCCGCAGGACCCGCTTGAGGCGGATCTTGCTCACCATGTCGCAGTTGGCGTCCAGGGCGGTGACCAGGGTGTAGCCGGAACGGAGCATGAGCGAGGTCTGGCGAAAGAGCATCACTAGGTCCATGGCCTTGATGCCGGCGTACTGGCCAGGATTGAGCAGGCTCGGCAGCTTGCGCAGCAGATTCCACAGCCGATTGCCGGAACGGGAGCGATCGCCCTCGACCAACTCGAGCACGAAGATGGAGCGCTCGCGGAGAATGCGCCGAGCCTCCTTGAGATCCTTGGCCTCGACTTGGCCCTGCTGGGCCGCGCCCCGCCCGTCCAGGGCGCTGTAGGAAAAGATCGGCATGCGCGGTTACTCCTCGGCCCGCAGATGGAGCACGTCGTTCAGGGCGGCCTCACCGGCGAGCACCTTGGCACAGCCGTCCTGCCACAGGCTGCGCAGACCGGTGGCCATGCGGCGGATCTCGTTTTCGCCCGCGCCCTCGGCGATGGCCACCCGCAAATTGTTGTCGATCCACAGGGCCTCGTAGATGCCCACCCGGCCACGGTATCCCGAGCCCAGGCAGAACGAGCAGCCCACGGGCTCGTAGATTTCAAGATCGCCCTGCTCGGGCCGTCCAAGCAGACGGAGTTCATCGGGGCTGGCCGCCCGTTTTTTCCGGCAGTGACGGCAGAGGCGCCGCACCAGCCGCTGGGCGAGGACCCCGATCAGGGTTGAGCCGATGAGAAAGCGCTCGGCGCCGATATCGGCCAACCGGGTGACCGCGCCCACCGAATCGTTGGTATGGAGGGTGGAGAGCACCAGGTGGCCGGTCATGGCCGCGCGCATGCCGATCTCCACGGTCTCGCGATCGCGCATCTCACCCACCAGGATCACGTCCGGGTCGTGGCGGAGAAAGGAGCGCAGGGCCTGGGCGAAGTTGACCTTACCGCTTACCTGCACCTGGCTCACCCCGACGATGGGCTGCTCAACCGGATCCTCGACGGTGAGCACGTTCATCTTGTCCACATTCAGCTCGCGGATGGCGGCGTAGAGGGTAGTGGACTTGCCGCTGCCGGTGGGGCCGGTGACCAGGATCATGCCGTAGGGCCGGGCGATGCCGCGCCGGAACTCGCCGAGGATCTCCGGGGGCATGCCCAGGTCCTCGAGGCTGAGGTTGCCGGTCTCCTGGCCCAGGATGCGCATGGTGCCGCGCTCGCCCCAACGGGTGGGGATGGTGGCGACGCGGATATCGGTCTCGGGGATGTCCCAGTCGCTGATGGTGTACTTGAGGGCCCCGTCCTGGGCCATGCGCTGCTCGGCGATATCCAGGCTGGCGAGGACCTTGATCCGGTTCATCAGGGCCTCCTGCTCGGCCATGCTCAGCAGCCGGCCGTAGTCCTGCATCTGCCCGTCCACGCGCAGCCGCACCCGCATGCCGCCCTCGATCGGCTCGAAATGGATATCCGAGGCCCGCCGCAGGTAGACCTCCTTCATCACCTGGTCAAAGAGCTCCACCGGGTCGTTGTCGCCGTCGCCGCCCTGGGCGATGGCCGCCACCGTGCCGCCGTCGCCGCTGAGGAGCACGGCGGTGCGCAGGGCGCGCGGCTCGGCCAGGGCCGGGATGAAACGACAGCCCACCGCCCGCTCGGCCCGCTCGACGCTGAGCAGGTCCTCGGGGTCGGCGAGCACCAGGTAGCGCTCGCCCTTCCGGCGCACCGGCAGCACCGGCTTCTGCTGGCGCATGGTGCGCGGCAGCATGGCCAGGGCCTCGGCATCTCCCTTGAGATCGCTGGGATGAAAAAACTCCATCTGATGCGAGTCGGCCAGGGCCTGATAGAGGGCCACCTCCGGAAAACGGCCCGCCCGGGTCACCACCTCGAGAAGGGGCAGTCGCTCGCGCTTGGCCTGGAGCCGCAGCCCCTTGAGGGCCACCGCGTCCACCAGCCCGACCCGGATGCCCGCCTCGATCAGGGTCGCCTCGGTCACCGCCATCAGCGCACCCCTCCGGCCACGCTGAGGTGCTTCTTGAAGCCGTCCTTGTCGTTGCACAGGTCAAGGGCGCGCTCCTTGGCGATCTTGCCGTTCTTCACCAGCCGGGCCAGCTCCTGGTCCAGGGTCCACATCCCGTCCTTGGCCCCGGCCTCCATCATCGAGTAGAGCTGGCGGGTTTTCGAATTCTGGATCAGGTTGGCGGCGGCGGTGGTCACCATCAGCAGTTCCACCACCGGCACCCGGCCCTTGCCGTCGACGGTGGGCACCAGCCGCTGGGCGATGACCGCCTTGAGCACCATGGAGATGCGATGCCGGGCCACGGCCTGCTCCTCGCCGGAAAAATAGCCGATGAACCGCTCGATGGCGCCGATGGCCTCGCCGGTGTGGAGGGTGGAGAACACCAGGTGGCCGGTCTCGGCGGCGGTGATCGAGGCCTGCATGGTCTGTTTGTCGCGCATCTCGCCCACCATGATCACGTCCGGGTCCTCGCGCATGGCCGCGCGCACCGCCTCGGCATAGGAGGGCACGTCGCGGTTGACCTCGCGGTGGTGCACCAGGCTGCGATGGCTCTGGTGGACGAACTCCACCGGGTCCTCGACGGTGAGGATATGGCACTCGCGGTTGCGGTTGATCTCGTCGAGCAGCACCGCCAGGGTCGAGGACTTGCCGCTGCCGGTGACCCCGGTGACCAGCACCAGCCCGGACTTGAGATAGGCCAGCTCCCGCAGTCGCGAAGGCAGGCCCAGCTCTTCCAGGGCGAGGATGTTCTGGTCCAGGTGGCGGATGGCCAGGGCGGGCCGTCCCAGCTCCATGTAGCAGTTGATGCGGAAGCGCTGGCCGGCGCTGTTGGAGTGGCCCAGATCCACGGTCCACTGCTGGGCGAACTCCTGGCGCTGTGCCTTACTCATGATCGCGGCGGCCATGGCCACCACCTCGGCCTCGTTATAGACCTTGTCGCCCTGGGGCCGCAGCCGCCCGTCCACCCGGTAGCTCACCGGCTTGTCGCAGGAGAGGTGCATGTCCGAGGCGCCGAGCTCGACGCAGCGGCGCAGCAGCTCGTCGATGGCGGCCGCGGCACCTCTGTCGACGGCGGGCTCCGGGCAGACCGGGCAGCGGGTGAGATGTTCCTCAATCATTGGTGGGTGCATAATCCCGCTCACATCGACATCTCCAGGGCAACGTAAATGGTGCCGTCAACCACCGGCAGGCGCCCTTTCTGCTCCTCGAGCTGACGGGAAAAAAGTTTCATGTTCATCACCGAGACGTAGAAGGAGAGGTCCTTGAGCCCCTTGAGAAATTCCACCAGCGGGCGGAACTGGCTGTTGGCGGTCAGCACCAGCAGCGGCCGCCCCAGGGCCGGATCGATGGGCGCGGCCACCATGCCGTCCTCGGTGGAGAGCCCCTTTCTCGAGACCGCCAGCAGGGTGACGCCGGTGCGGTCGGCCAGGGTGGTGATCTCGAGCAAAAGCTGCTGCCGCACCTCGG
Coding sequences within it:
- a CDS encoding PilT/PilU family type 4a pilus ATPase, whose product is MIEEHLTRCPVCPEPAVDRGAAAAIDELLRRCVELGASDMHLSCDKPVSYRVDGRLRPQGDKVYNEAEVVAMAAAIMSKAQRQEFAQQWTVDLGHSNSAGQRFRINCYMELGRPALAIRHLDQNILALEELGLPSRLRELAYLKSGLVLVTGVTGSGKSSTLAVLLDEINRNRECHILTVEDPVEFVHQSHRSLVHHREVNRDVPSYAEAVRAAMREDPDVIMVGEMRDKQTMQASITAAETGHLVFSTLHTGEAIGAIERFIGYFSGEEQAVARHRISMVLKAVIAQRLVPTVDGKGRVPVVELLMVTTAAANLIQNSKTRQLYSMMEAGAKDGMWTLDQELARLVKNGKIAKERALDLCNDKDGFKKHLSVAGGVR
- a CDS encoding DUF58 domain-containing protein, with product MASILSTPIALKWPLKARQKRLCTRLAPAGWGFFGLIGCGFLLSINFSNNLIFAMTFLLVAVALVGWYFTRVNLAGVVPADWQVEPVFAGQTAVYRLQAENRSRQDRYGLRVAAKGADSEGEHLLARGERAEMVLRRSAKKRGTLPHSAATIRSAFPLGLFEARLRAGELPRCLVYPEPVGAQALPEHLPNRSAHQLKESGSYTDMRRYNPGDPLSRISWQALARFDELYTKEFDGAQGQSALWLRWEDLRVTAVEDRLSQLCRWVLDAHRLGREYGLELPGTRLEPACEEKHLRACLKALALYGLDESEKERAA
- a CDS encoding GspE/PulE family protein, which translates into the protein MAVTEATLIEAGIRVGLVDAVALKGLRLQAKRERLPLLEVVTRAGRFPEVALYQALADSHQMEFFHPSDLKGDAEALAMLPRTMRQQKPVLPVRRKGERYLVLADPEDLLSVERAERAVGCRFIPALAEPRALRTAVLLSGDGGTVAAIAQGGDGDNDPVELFDQVMKEVYLRRASDIHFEPIEGGMRVRLRVDGQMQDYGRLLSMAEQEALMNRIKVLASLDIAEQRMAQDGALKYTISDWDIPETDIRVATIPTRWGERGTMRILGQETGNLSLEDLGMPPEILGEFRRGIARPYGMILVTGPTGSGKSTTLYAAIRELNVDKMNVLTVEDPVEQPIVGVSQVQVSGKVNFAQALRSFLRHDPDVILVGEMRDRETVEIGMRAAMTGHLVLSTLHTNDSVGAVTRLADIGAERFLIGSTLIGVLAQRLVRRLCRHCRKKRAASPDELRLLGRPEQGDLEIYEPVGCSFCLGSGYRGRVGIYEALWIDNNLRVAIAEGAGENEIRRMATGLRSLWQDGCAKVLAGEAALNDVLHLRAEE
- a CDS encoding DUF3438 family protein, with protein sequence MLNPFSAEDDDQNRLRFVQRLGRCVLVAVLCLQIGAPATLWGAAKSGRTGTNAKMVRELEFKRTKVQDAVRVISEMTGVNIVATSEAGERQVTFFIRNLPVADIVDSLCRISGLWYRHNTNTDTFIVMTTEEYQRDIVVFRNEPIRAFRLKYLNVGTAARTIADLYGDRVELLGKSNRFLGDDFKVSAAWSGFSEDMDDGVMEDDDDDDSSSSSSSSSSDNNSKNKNRDADKIKEVKDLTASRLALLEQLQNRQQPQMISESTLGKVSTQQQEPTIYVTVNRMHNILFVRTSDDKAMSEIARVITESDLQVPEVLLEMKVLEVQLTDEFQSAFDISSISGNQKTGPDDGQAISPLNASATSVGSTLLGSGNYGVMENSTMVFQVLSGNLRMRLQLLEEEGNISSIATPMLLAANNHPAKLFIGEESVLTTGFTTEEVEINSTSSDDVDIYTVPVPKTEVRSVGNSLSILPSINADRSVVMRIVHENSSLEDNGGKIPVLVGGEVQYVNIDTVNTSTLQGTVLAQDGMTVAVGGMMRRSKSSTESKVPVLGDIPLLGFFFREDVKSDVKTELVLLITPHVLSAPSQGEEVTRRRLGALSSHPNEMDQYFDEIDKDRASTASVRGKGAAKSQISSMEQNFIELTRVAAKQVRMPLLSRKPEGAVKPVYLPAMGEVPLFPYRGIRAVPVAAWHNGFHYITALRIVNTNRIEMVLDVGRMRGKWLAATLESQQLQPAGKEGDFTYLYLISDKPFAQQTALEGR
- a CDS encoding AAA family ATPase translates to MATHIEEGVASGLLGPVMAQLGRIILGKDEQIEMALTCLLARGHLLIEDVPGLGKTVLAHALGKVLGLSYQRVQFTSDLLPGDILGCSVYDRNKGEFFFSQGPVFTQLLLADEINRATPKCQSALLEAMEERQVSVEGEPRSLPEPFFVIATQNPTEQMGTFPLPESQLDRFLLRVTMGYPNREAELDLLRGEDRRRLLEVLDPMVSPAQLVEMQHQVEQVRTSEPVLDYLHRILEFTRNSGLFQAGLSTRAGLGLLRAAQAWAFVHGEDRLLPGDIQRVLPALAGHRLVPLTGRVSGSRIGEEILAQVPVE
- a CDS encoding type II secretion system F family protein: MPIFSYSALDGRGAAQQGQVEAKDLKEARRILRERSIFVLELVEGDRSRSGNRLWNLLRKLPSLLNPGQYAGIKAMDLVMLFRQTSLMLRSGYTLVTALDANCDMVSKIRLKRVLRRMGDEIRRGASFSTAMAREKKVFAPMVANLVASGEQSGNLDSILDRLADDMEKKRELKQQLVAAMTYPSFVLVAAVGVVIFLVAGVIPRFATFLTARNAELPASTQMLLDVAGWMHDNGKVILIAAGTAIFSLLAATTQPKSKKVLDRAILAIPVIGGAIRCSAMAQAGWSLAILLSSGVTALEALRITTGVINNLAVSDCFKRAAEGLLAGRSLSKAFEQPHIPQMMRHMAAVGESSGQLDGVMQGVGEYYRKELAAKVKVISIMIEPMLIVGIGGMVGFVYFAFFQAVMAVSKGGM
- a CDS encoding DUF3488 and transglutaminase-like domain-containing protein; amino-acid sequence: MNRSSNWVLVTLVLAALPSFIRLPWWVAAIALVGGAMHYAGRWRRGWSGRGLNLLLLAGAIAGIWQSFESWFSGESVLSFFITVVFLKWSEARSRRDMLLLIFAAVILAAVGALYFESLLNLVHMLVVILALVVSLIAIHLDGAGPVFLLRRAGLLVLLGLPLMLLLFLSFPRIPGPLWDIGIAFGLPIKALMDRTGGDFGKATTLQQGGIQRAQQENDNVLVAEFEGTVPFKSRLYWRGPVFWDYDGENWKLEEGWDDRNRLLKGAIRSKAQLDRILHTKDEPVRYSLRVMPNGGRWLYGLDVPAAPAPESMISSDLQLLSIRTIDDFEPKLQMLSYLDYQAGDKLSPEQRARALAWPEGTNPRLQALGRTMAGEHKQPEEIIHQIYTSLAGGRYRFDPNHVIEPGDDLFDRYFFDEKQGGVEYLAGATAMLLRAAGIPARLVSGYRGGTIIALTNFVIVKRSDAHAWVEAWQDGKGWGRVEALDIIAPPPDAKPVAAPKAAPQAATVVEMDKGKLADQPLKESKPAAKAKTTAPARKDSAWSLPDWASVFARMQKWVINYNPDRQMELLKGVGMPESNWVDLLIGGVGGVFVLLALYALVAWQRSRAAVDRVGRGWNRFCARMARQGVAKTSSDCPRDFLARIGREKPELTSAATDIVGRYIEIRYGDGDDPEAVRLFTRQIQRFLSMT